The following are from one region of the Rhodopirellula sp. P2 genome:
- a CDS encoding copper oxidase, whose protein sequence is MTSPEDRRKFLKVGSIAAATGFVGNLLGRNANAQEPMKHSDMRHQDNMPQPIGNPASRPEIPESVEVAAEYDGFSRFKPSRGLDPDSDYYIGKLVPGFRKASDGPAPFEAPDIPVLPYKMEGGVKVFELVSMAVQQEFHPGVKMNVYGYNGSMPGPTIEVTQGDRVRIVVTNELPEDTFVHWHGFELPVQYDGAATLTQNPIKPGKTKVFEFDIHEEGTFFYHSHVAMQEAFGQVGWFIVHPKKVFGPPVDRDFGLLFQNFHIPPTHTISDSWAMDWNWHTINGKSGPYTTPLVCKHGERVRVRLLNFAPMQHHPIHLHGHTFWVTGHEGARIPKSAWVPRNNELVGVAQASSFEFIANNPGDWIFHCHMIHHMMNHMVKQVGPRIRDDASVDQYLANLSSRPQVDASLGDKFATPGYPQKMLGMEMSDDFMKAIWSRKEVRGMRANYPMSVKGLMTVLRVLPDDLYELVMNSDQPVEKGAVFAEIVRRFGDPSAYEPAPKMMM, encoded by the coding sequence ATGACCAGTCCAGAAGATCGTCGTAAGTTTTTGAAGGTGGGCTCGATCGCGGCAGCTACCGGGTTTGTTGGCAATTTGCTAGGACGCAATGCCAACGCGCAGGAACCCATGAAGCACAGCGATATGAGACATCAGGACAACATGCCGCAGCCAATCGGCAACCCAGCGTCTCGCCCTGAGATTCCAGAGTCAGTGGAGGTGGCCGCCGAGTACGACGGATTCTCGCGGTTCAAGCCAAGTCGCGGACTCGATCCGGACTCGGACTACTACATCGGCAAGCTGGTTCCCGGTTTTCGCAAAGCTTCCGATGGCCCCGCGCCTTTTGAAGCTCCCGACATTCCGGTGTTACCTTACAAGATGGAAGGCGGCGTCAAGGTCTTCGAGCTTGTGTCGATGGCGGTGCAGCAAGAGTTTCATCCCGGCGTCAAGATGAACGTCTACGGCTACAACGGCAGCATGCCTGGTCCGACGATCGAAGTCACGCAAGGTGATCGCGTACGCATCGTCGTGACCAATGAACTGCCGGAAGATACGTTCGTTCATTGGCACGGCTTCGAGCTGCCGGTTCAGTATGACGGAGCCGCCACCTTGACTCAGAATCCTATCAAGCCTGGAAAGACAAAGGTTTTCGAGTTTGACATTCATGAAGAAGGCACATTCTTCTATCACTCGCATGTCGCGATGCAAGAAGCGTTTGGACAAGTCGGTTGGTTCATCGTCCATCCCAAGAAAGTCTTTGGCCCGCCCGTGGATCGCGATTTCGGATTGCTGTTTCAAAACTTTCATATTCCGCCGACGCATACGATCAGCGACTCATGGGCGATGGATTGGAACTGGCACACGATCAATGGCAAGAGCGGTCCGTACACGACACCGCTGGTCTGCAAGCATGGCGAACGCGTACGCGTGCGGTTGTTGAATTTCGCCCCCATGCAACATCATCCGATTCATTTGCACGGACACACATTCTGGGTGACCGGTCATGAAGGCGCTCGCATTCCTAAAAGTGCCTGGGTTCCCCGAAACAATGAACTCGTCGGTGTCGCACAAGCGTCCAGCTTTGAGTTCATCGCCAACAACCCCGGCGATTGGATTTTCCATTGTCATATGATCCACCACATGATGAATCACATGGTCAAACAAGTTGGCCCGCGAATCCGTGATGACGCCTCGGTCGATCAGTACCTTGCGAATCTCAGCAGCCGCCCCCAGGTCGACGCTTCACTGGGCGACAAGTTCGCGACACCGGGCTATCCCCAAAAGATGCTGGGTATGGAGATGTCCGACGACTTTATGAAGGCGATTTGGAGCCGAAAAGAAGTTCGCGGAATGCGAGCCAACTATCCGATGAGCGTAAAGGGATTGATGACGGTGCTGCGCGTTCTGCCGGACGACCTGTATGAGTTGGTGATGAACAGCGACCAGCCGGTTGAGAAAGGAGCGGTGTTTGCTGAAATCGTTCGACGATTCGGTGATCCCAGTGCTTATGAACCCGCGCCCAAGATGATGATGTGA
- a CDS encoding metal-sensitive transcriptional regulator, translating to MLSDDEKKKLNNRLRRVIGQVEAVGRMIEDEEYCVDILMQLSAATGALNKVGQIILEQHIRTCVSDAIKSGNAKDRDEKIEELMTVFRKYGE from the coding sequence ATGCTCTCAGACGACGAGAAAAAGAAGCTTAACAACCGACTTCGACGTGTCATCGGACAAGTCGAAGCGGTTGGTCGTATGATCGAGGATGAGGAATACTGCGTCGATATCCTGATGCAGTTGTCCGCCGCGACCGGGGCATTGAACAAAGTCGGCCAGATTATTCTGGAACAGCACATCCGAACCTGCGTTAGCGATGCGATCAAGAGCGGAAATGCCAAGGACCGTGACGAGAAGATCGAAGAGTTGATGACTGTTTTTCGGAAATACGGCGAGTGA
- a CDS encoding potassium channel family protein — MTQVLGWATLLLIGISLIVWPQLGTGITATGSTPTDTDFATAVYYSGFTITTLGVGDLVPRTPAMQFLTITAAGLGFSFFTLVLAYVISVYSTLARRNQFANEIEYRTGRTGDSLGYLRAYLSDSDPSLVNQDLYTLSSNMAELLESHHFYPVLHYFRFGEPRYAMSRLLRFCLEVSSMMRAARQVDGYKPTASVEAVDRLWHASMQMLEETKRHFVICHSTHDDPDPRLAIEISRSIGDPGDLASQLQAAFVDQQSAWLHDLNALAVCTRSISAKES; from the coding sequence GTGACGCAAGTGTTGGGTTGGGCGACGCTGCTATTGATTGGCATCAGTCTGATCGTTTGGCCGCAACTCGGTACGGGCATCACGGCGACCGGATCGACTCCGACGGATACGGATTTTGCAACCGCGGTGTATTATTCTGGGTTCACCATCACCACGTTGGGTGTGGGCGACTTGGTTCCCCGAACGCCAGCGATGCAGTTCTTGACCATTACCGCTGCCGGCTTGGGGTTCAGCTTCTTCACGCTCGTGCTTGCCTACGTCATCTCCGTCTATTCGACACTGGCCCGTCGCAACCAGTTTGCCAACGAAATTGAGTATCGCACGGGACGAACCGGAGACAGCCTTGGCTATTTGCGAGCATATCTGTCCGATAGCGATCCTTCATTGGTCAACCAGGACCTTTACACGCTGTCGTCGAACATGGCGGAGTTATTGGAATCGCATCATTTCTATCCGGTACTGCATTACTTTCGGTTCGGGGAACCGCGGTACGCCATGAGCCGTCTGCTGAGATTCTGCTTGGAGGTCTCTTCGATGATGCGAGCGGCGCGACAGGTCGATGGGTACAAGCCCACCGCTAGCGTTGAGGCCGTCGATCGGCTTTGGCACGCCAGCATGCAGATGCTAGAGGAGACCAAACGGCATTTCGTAATCTGTCACTCGACGCACGACGATCCCGATCCGCGACTGGCGATCGAGATTTCGCGGTCGATCGGCGATCCTGGTGACCTAGCGAGCCAGTTACAAGCTGCCTTCGTCGATCAACAATCCGCGTGGCTTCACGACCTGAACGCACTGGCTGTTTGCACCAGAAGCATATCCGCAAAAGAATCCTAG
- a CDS encoding PP2C family protein-serine/threonine phosphatase, translating to MMDTFKHRWHQLPISRQLLVLVNAILFGFVVSFLVVDYRLRMDRHLNEKQIALTEEAKTMYESLLVAEAHGGEAVQKLVDNVCARMNTDDSPGHHIAADWRGLPYQAISHGHASDEMLSAMRSASESIDTETKANGSLVVGVFTGPAGTVYISEKRSAVVGATRRSLLIQMFAVLLLGAIAAFVVTAVLRQLIAKPIQGFVSALKSVASGDLSVIARTRSCRELSYLADQINAMTEALDHAQRDHRVHMEKARQIQQNLRPKVNGLVGIDVAELFEPADDVGGDYYDVIPLSDGRYLLCVADVSGHGVPAAMAATLLKAFVSEAAKKSSSPAEILTDVNQRYCEYVMMGHFATMALLVVDPKRRTLTYANAGHEFPFLQIGSDTPVRLNVGDLILGVEDDTHYDEETIPLGDSARLVIVSDGVTEAFDPCEEQYGTERIEHLLRSVQSCSARELVEMFGSSIEAFRKGRKAFDDTTLLVAQLA from the coding sequence ATGATGGACACATTCAAACACCGATGGCATCAGTTGCCGATCAGCCGGCAACTGCTTGTCCTCGTCAATGCAATTCTTTTTGGGTTTGTCGTTTCGTTTCTTGTTGTTGACTACCGCCTGCGGATGGATCGGCATTTGAACGAGAAGCAGATCGCGTTGACCGAAGAAGCGAAAACGATGTACGAGTCGTTGCTGGTCGCTGAAGCCCATGGCGGCGAGGCGGTTCAAAAATTAGTCGACAACGTATGTGCTCGGATGAACACAGACGATTCGCCCGGTCACCATATTGCTGCGGATTGGCGAGGGCTGCCGTACCAAGCGATCTCGCATGGGCATGCTTCCGACGAAATGCTCTCTGCAATGCGTTCGGCATCTGAATCAATAGACACCGAAACCAAAGCCAACGGCTCGCTCGTTGTCGGGGTGTTCACTGGACCAGCGGGTACTGTCTACATATCTGAGAAACGTTCAGCCGTTGTGGGAGCAACCCGTCGCTCGTTGTTGATCCAGATGTTTGCCGTCTTGTTGCTGGGAGCGATTGCAGCCTTCGTGGTCACTGCAGTGCTGCGGCAATTGATCGCCAAACCGATCCAAGGGTTCGTTTCGGCGTTAAAAAGTGTCGCGTCCGGCGACTTGAGCGTGATTGCACGCACGCGAAGCTGTCGAGAACTGAGTTACCTTGCCGATCAGATCAATGCAATGACTGAGGCGTTGGATCACGCTCAGCGTGACCACCGTGTTCACATGGAAAAGGCACGCCAGATTCAACAGAACTTACGTCCAAAAGTGAATGGACTGGTCGGAATCGACGTCGCCGAGCTGTTCGAGCCTGCCGACGATGTTGGTGGCGACTACTACGACGTGATTCCATTATCCGATGGACGCTATCTACTTTGTGTCGCCGATGTTTCGGGACATGGCGTTCCGGCTGCGATGGCGGCGACGTTGTTGAAAGCGTTCGTTTCGGAAGCAGCAAAGAAGTCGTCTAGCCCCGCTGAAATATTGACAGATGTCAATCAACGTTACTGCGAGTACGTAATGATGGGACATTTTGCAACGATGGCGTTACTGGTCGTCGATCCGAAGAGAAGGACACTGACCTACGCCAATGCTGGCCACGAGTTTCCGTTCTTGCAGATTGGGAGCGACACGCCAGTGCGATTGAACGTGGGCGATCTGATCTTGGGCGTCGAGGACGATACGCACTATGACGAAGAAACCATTCCACTAGGCGATTCAGCTCGCTTAGTCATCGTTAGCGACGGAGTGACTGAGGCGTTTGATCCATGTGAAGAGCAATACGGAACGGAACGGATTGAACATTTGTTGCGTTCCGTTCAGAGCTGCAGTGCTCGTGAACTGGTTGAGATGTTTGGATCGTCCATCGAAGCATTTCGTAAGGGCCGAAAGGCGTTCGATGACACAACGCTATTGGTGGCTCAATTGGCTTGA
- a CDS encoding GNAT family N-acetyltransferase produces the protein MKIASSRSPRWLPYRVMRRFAIANVCQLYQSPIDKMPRSPVPDGFTIEACSSDQLRSHAHELEYQIPERDLNLLDTGNAKCFAAFHSESLAGFAWVAFGDIPGDMNHDGKPETGLPIQLSDDAAFIFQVLVLPAYRGRRLYAAIMSQMADQLQTNGIQTLVLTTEGTNHRALKAVDRMGFQNVGQASLFRIGPLSKAKYPLLPNDIGFTIGRYVGDKTAVHSSQLSHQ, from the coding sequence ATGAAAATTGCATCCTCACGCTCGCCGCGGTGGTTGCCGTATCGAGTGATGCGGCGATTCGCCATTGCGAACGTCTGCCAGTTGTACCAATCTCCCATCGACAAGATGCCGCGATCACCCGTCCCCGATGGATTCACGATCGAGGCGTGTTCCTCTGATCAGCTTCGTTCGCACGCGCACGAACTGGAGTATCAAATCCCGGAACGCGACTTAAACCTGCTGGATACGGGAAACGCTAAGTGCTTCGCCGCGTTCCATTCCGAATCGCTCGCTGGATTCGCTTGGGTCGCCTTTGGGGACATCCCCGGCGACATGAACCACGACGGAAAACCCGAAACCGGTCTGCCGATCCAACTCTCCGACGATGCCGCGTTCATATTCCAAGTACTGGTCTTACCTGCCTACCGAGGTCGTCGTCTCTACGCTGCCATCATGAGCCAGATGGCCGATCAGTTGCAAACCAATGGAATCCAAACGCTCGTGCTAACCACCGAAGGCACCAACCACCGAGCCTTGAAAGCTGTCGACCGAATGGGCTTCCAAAACGTCGGCCAAGCATCACTTTTCCGTATCGGACCGCTGAGCAAAGCAAAGTATCCCTTACTGCCAAACGACATTGGATTCACAATCGGACGGTATGTGGGCGACAAAACCGCAGTCCATTCAAGCCAATTGAGCCACCAATAG
- a CDS encoding efflux RND transporter permease subunit has protein sequence MLNLIIRFCVKEPWLVVLLTIGLSVAGWVSFKSIPIDAIPNIGENQVIVLTPWPGRSPKDIEDQVTYPLSVSLLAVPGAESVRGKSMFGYSFVQVTFKDEIDFYWARSRVSEQLGSAASQLPDGVVPQLGPDATGLGQVYYYTLEPPDEGMGLAELRSMQDFVVKYELQAVEGVSEVASIGGYVRQYQIEVDPDKLRFHNVSLDRLAMAIKGSNLDVGAKTVETTGMEFIVRSKGFLGSGGDKDKAVEDIEDTVIMQRDGVPVRVRDIANVQIGPDFRRGALDYNGAEAVGGVVVMRYGENPRVVIDRVKEKIAAITPSLQGVTIHGVYDRSGLIDETMATLTHALRDEIIITAIIILLFLLHIRSSFVVAICLPAAVLMSFIAMRVVGVGANIMSLAGIAIAIGTMVDMAIIVSENVYQHLAEWERERQGDKETRREGDKQLDSSVSSCLLHSLSRTRSEVVYEATVEVAPAVVTAVATTIVSFLPVFFLTGRDYKLFSPLAYTKTFAIAAAMIAAVTIVPALCRLMLRSSVRRKSTALIAGISLAGLLGVASHFLWGSRLAERFGLETWVVTVIAATIGLIGGWQLMRERIRPIEEIPSSRFVRWIYAARLRHALNHKAFALSFPLVLLIIGVGAYVGMPTILRPVEKVANLFGAELNDFPGYVDAKHVFTGLQSDDWIALDEGSWFYMPTLYPAASFSQAMQVLQTQDVLIGQIPEVKDVLGKIGRVESALDPAPAAMVETYVMLKPESQWREGVTARDVWDEINRVATLPGVTPASALQPIEGRVVMLQSGIKAPMAIRVYGDKLDTLADAAMDVAAELKKSPLINAGTVNPDIVLGKPYVEFTVDREAASRYGMSSSMVNQVIETALGGMNLIKTVEGRERYPVRLRYNRDLREQIDGLKRLPVVTHSGAVVPLEELAELETTWGPGAINSENGRLVAHVSFMTNGSKGDLESVSAIEEQLRTAQSLPPSNPNRLSLPAGYSLEAVGSFRNQIEANLRLMWIIPLVICINLLLIYMEFRNFSISLAVFSGIPVAFAGGMIAVATMGVELNTAVWVGFIALFGLAVDDGVVMATYIHQLLKKRKVQSVEDIRNTVYEAGLKRIRPCMMTTVTTLAALVPVLIATGRGADVARAMAIPVFGGMLAEPFTSFIVPTLYCGYLELKMRFGFQDELWDGTEAMPEEELMKAA, from the coding sequence ATGTTAAATCTAATCATTCGCTTTTGCGTCAAAGAACCTTGGCTGGTCGTGCTACTCACGATCGGCTTGAGCGTTGCCGGTTGGGTCAGCTTCAAGTCCATCCCAATCGACGCAATTCCGAACATTGGCGAAAACCAAGTCATCGTATTGACGCCATGGCCGGGTCGCTCGCCGAAGGACATCGAAGATCAGGTCACCTATCCGTTGAGTGTTTCGTTGCTCGCCGTTCCCGGTGCCGAATCGGTGCGCGGCAAGAGCATGTTCGGTTACAGCTTTGTGCAGGTCACGTTCAAAGACGAGATTGACTTCTATTGGGCACGAAGCCGAGTTTCCGAGCAACTCGGCAGTGCGGCGTCTCAGTTGCCCGACGGCGTTGTGCCACAACTTGGGCCAGACGCCACGGGGCTTGGGCAGGTCTATTACTACACGCTCGAGCCACCCGATGAAGGCATGGGGCTAGCAGAACTTCGCAGCATGCAAGACTTCGTCGTGAAGTACGAATTGCAGGCGGTCGAGGGCGTCAGCGAGGTTGCCTCGATCGGGGGTTACGTTCGCCAGTATCAGATCGAAGTCGATCCCGACAAGCTTCGATTCCACAACGTGTCGCTGGATAGATTGGCGATGGCGATCAAGGGATCGAACCTTGACGTCGGTGCAAAGACTGTCGAGACGACGGGAATGGAGTTCATCGTCCGCAGTAAGGGCTTCCTCGGCTCGGGCGGTGACAAGGATAAAGCGGTCGAGGACATTGAGGACACCGTCATCATGCAGCGCGACGGTGTTCCCGTTCGTGTTCGCGATATTGCCAATGTGCAGATTGGCCCGGACTTTCGTCGCGGTGCGTTGGACTACAACGGAGCCGAGGCTGTCGGCGGCGTGGTCGTCATGCGATATGGCGAAAACCCGCGAGTCGTGATCGACCGAGTCAAAGAGAAAATCGCCGCGATTACGCCATCGCTGCAGGGTGTGACCATTCACGGCGTCTACGATCGCAGCGGCTTAATTGATGAAACGATGGCCACGCTGACGCATGCATTGCGTGACGAAATCATTATCACTGCGATCATCATCCTGCTGTTCCTACTGCACATTCGCAGCAGCTTTGTCGTCGCGATCTGTTTGCCTGCTGCTGTGCTGATGTCGTTCATCGCGATGCGAGTAGTTGGTGTCGGTGCGAACATCATGTCACTGGCGGGAATCGCGATCGCGATTGGAACGATGGTCGACATGGCGATCATCGTTTCAGAAAATGTGTACCAGCATTTGGCAGAGTGGGAGCGAGAAAGACAAGGAGACAAGGAGACACGGAGAGAGGGAGACAAGCAGTTAGATAGCTCCGTGTCTTCTTGTCTCTTACACTCCTTGTCTAGAACGCGAAGCGAAGTTGTCTACGAAGCAACGGTCGAAGTCGCACCCGCCGTTGTGACTGCCGTCGCAACAACGATCGTCAGTTTTTTACCGGTCTTCTTCCTGACCGGTCGTGACTACAAACTGTTTTCGCCGCTGGCTTACACCAAGACATTTGCGATTGCCGCAGCGATGATCGCTGCCGTCACGATCGTTCCGGCTTTGTGCCGCCTGATGCTGCGAAGCTCGGTGCGTCGCAAGAGCACAGCTCTCATTGCAGGAATTTCGTTGGCCGGACTACTCGGCGTAGCTTCGCATTTCCTTTGGGGGTCGAGACTTGCGGAACGCTTTGGCCTAGAGACTTGGGTTGTGACCGTGATTGCAGCCACAATCGGCTTGATTGGCGGTTGGCAGTTGATGCGAGAACGAATTCGACCCATCGAAGAAATCCCGTCGAGCCGCTTCGTTCGCTGGATTTATGCGGCGCGGCTGCGTCACGCTCTCAATCACAAAGCGTTCGCGTTATCGTTTCCGCTCGTCCTACTAATCATCGGCGTGGGAGCCTACGTCGGCATGCCAACCATCCTTCGTCCGGTCGAGAAGGTGGCAAACCTGTTCGGTGCTGAGTTGAATGATTTTCCCGGATACGTTGATGCCAAGCACGTCTTTACTGGTTTGCAAAGTGACGACTGGATCGCGTTGGACGAGGGAAGCTGGTTCTACATGCCGACGCTGTATCCGGCAGCGAGCTTCTCGCAGGCAATGCAGGTCCTACAAACTCAAGATGTGCTGATTGGCCAGATTCCTGAAGTGAAGGATGTACTGGGCAAGATCGGTCGCGTTGAATCGGCACTCGATCCCGCTCCCGCAGCGATGGTCGAAACGTATGTGATGCTGAAACCTGAAAGCCAGTGGCGAGAAGGCGTCACCGCACGCGATGTGTGGGATGAAATCAACCGAGTCGCAACGCTGCCCGGTGTCACGCCCGCCTCGGCACTGCAACCGATCGAAGGCCGTGTCGTGATGTTGCAGTCCGGCATCAAGGCTCCGATGGCCATCCGTGTTTACGGCGACAAGTTGGACACGCTCGCCGACGCCGCAATGGACGTCGCCGCCGAGTTAAAAAAATCACCGCTGATCAATGCAGGCACGGTCAATCCCGACATTGTGCTCGGAAAACCGTATGTCGAGTTCACGGTCGATCGCGAGGCAGCATCGCGTTACGGAATGAGTTCGTCGATGGTGAACCAAGTCATCGAAACGGCGCTCGGCGGAATGAATCTGATCAAGACGGTCGAAGGTCGAGAACGTTATCCCGTGCGGCTTCGATACAACCGCGACCTTCGCGAACAGATCGACGGCCTGAAGCGTTTGCCAGTCGTCACGCATTCAGGTGCGGTCGTGCCGTTGGAAGAACTCGCGGAACTGGAAACGACGTGGGGGCCAGGTGCAATCAACAGCGAAAACGGGCGACTGGTCGCTCATGTTTCATTCATGACCAATGGTAGCAAGGGTGACCTGGAATCGGTCTCGGCGATCGAAGAGCAACTCCGCACGGCACAGTCGTTGCCGCCATCGAATCCAAATCGCCTGTCACTTCCCGCAGGATACTCGCTTGAAGCAGTGGGAAGTTTCCGAAACCAAATCGAGGCTAACCTGCGACTAATGTGGATCATCCCCCTGGTCATCTGCATCAACTTGCTGCTGATCTACATGGAGTTTCGCAACTTCTCAATCTCGCTTGCGGTGTTCTCAGGCATTCCGGTTGCATTTGCAGGCGGCATGATCGCCGTCGCGACCATGGGCGTGGAACTCAACACCGCGGTGTGGGTGGGCTTCATTGCGCTGTTCGGCCTAGCCGTCGACGACGGCGTGGTGATGGCGACCTACATTCACCAGCTGTTGAAAAAACGCAAAGTTCAATCAGTCGAGGACATCCGCAACACGGTTTACGAAGCCGGTCTGAAACGTATTCGCCCCTGCATGATGACGACCGTGACAACGCTGGCGGCGCTCGTCCCAGTGTTGATTGCAACCGGTCGCGGTGCCGACGTGGCCCGCGCGATGGCGATCCCAGTGTTCGGCGGAATGCTAGCCGAACCGTTCACGTCGTTCATTGTGCCGACGCTGTATTGCGGCTACCTGGAACTGAAAATGCGATTCGGTTTTCAAGACGAGCTTTGGGACGGAACCGAAGCGATGCCAGAGGAGGAGCTGATGAAGGCAGCATAA
- a CDS encoding efflux RND transporter periplasmic adaptor subunit, producing MNQDEPIKPDEADADDEISNVVADAPAYSEPAETAVEESPTPVEAQSNATQSGGGMKWLMRTGVQAVTVVIVAGLVFFLLGVAQRTKWLTADGFSGGNGEAVEEAGGGEEKRYICPMMCTPPSTEPGRCPVCAMELVEATGGGGGDGISVTIEPSARRLVGIQTAMSKMGEVNRTIRTIGSIDFDESQLSTISAYIDGRLEKMYANYAGVKVNEGDDLALIYSPQLYTAQTEFITSMNSDGKIGRFQIAGGDLNKMARENLAELGMTQSQIDQLGKSGKPMSRIRIKSPQSGTVIEKSAVEGDYVKTGHKLYRVADLSSVWLMLDLFPDDASAVRFGQQVEAEIQSMPGEVFTGRVAFIDPTVNPKTRTVRVRVEIMNFDGKLRPGDYATARVTVPAIPMDQVYDPALANKFISPMHPQVIRDEPGKCPLCDMDLVPTSQLGFASQPLPMQQVVTVPRDAVLLAGENSVIYVETEPGRFEIRRVTVGPMNRKEAVIVEGLSAGETVATGGNFLIDSQMQLAGNPSLMDPTKAPSYSPGPLELPQTNPVMLATDAGKQFDRTYDAYFEIQCAMAADQTPPPVALNTLIEGLRELEMSAEVPDEAQRRFATARRAASRMDGSLETAREAYRGVSHAMLKAATVARGPKTAVKLTHYYCPMVPGGGGDWMQPGGELQNPYWGSEMLTCGEVVRDMAMPVGEVPSIARTVQ from the coding sequence ATGAATCAGGACGAACCAATCAAACCGGATGAAGCTGACGCTGATGACGAGATCAGCAACGTGGTTGCGGACGCGCCTGCGTATAGCGAGCCAGCGGAAACTGCGGTCGAAGAATCGCCTACGCCAGTTGAAGCTCAATCCAACGCTACTCAAAGTGGTGGCGGGATGAAGTGGCTCATGCGCACGGGCGTGCAAGCCGTAACTGTCGTCATCGTCGCCGGCCTCGTGTTCTTCTTGCTCGGCGTCGCACAACGAACGAAGTGGTTGACTGCTGACGGATTCTCGGGCGGCAATGGCGAAGCCGTCGAGGAAGCCGGCGGTGGCGAAGAAAAACGGTATATCTGTCCGATGATGTGCACGCCGCCTTCGACGGAGCCAGGACGATGCCCGGTTTGCGCAATGGAATTGGTCGAAGCGACTGGCGGTGGTGGTGGCGACGGCATCTCGGTCACCATTGAACCCTCGGCTCGTCGACTCGTCGGCATTCAAACCGCCATGTCAAAGATGGGCGAAGTCAACCGCACGATTCGCACCATCGGCTCGATTGACTTCGATGAAAGTCAACTGTCGACGATCAGTGCGTACATCGACGGCCGTTTGGAAAAGATGTACGCGAACTATGCCGGTGTGAAAGTCAATGAAGGTGACGACCTTGCATTGATTTACAGTCCGCAGCTCTATACGGCCCAAACCGAGTTCATCACCAGCATGAACAGTGACGGGAAAATTGGGCGATTTCAAATTGCTGGCGGCGATCTCAACAAGATGGCTCGCGAGAATTTGGCTGAGCTTGGCATGACGCAAAGTCAGATCGACCAGTTGGGGAAGTCGGGCAAGCCAATGTCGCGCATCCGCATCAAGTCGCCGCAAAGTGGAACGGTCATTGAGAAGTCAGCCGTTGAAGGTGACTACGTCAAAACGGGACACAAGCTCTATCGAGTCGCTGATCTCAGTAGCGTCTGGTTGATGCTTGATCTGTTCCCCGATGACGCATCGGCAGTTCGATTCGGGCAACAAGTCGAAGCCGAGATTCAGTCGATGCCCGGCGAGGTGTTTACTGGTCGCGTCGCTTTCATCGATCCAACGGTTAACCCGAAGACTCGAACAGTTCGCGTCCGGGTCGAGATCATGAATTTCGATGGGAAGCTACGTCCGGGCGACTACGCCACCGCTCGCGTGACCGTGCCCGCGATTCCGATGGATCAGGTGTACGACCCGGCACTGGCGAACAAGTTCATCAGCCCGATGCACCCGCAAGTCATCCGCGACGAACCGGGCAAGTGCCCGCTGTGCGACATGGATTTGGTGCCAACGTCGCAACTTGGTTTTGCGTCGCAGCCGTTGCCGATGCAGCAGGTCGTCACCGTTCCTCGCGACGCCGTGCTGTTGGCCGGTGAAAACAGTGTGATCTATGTCGAAACTGAACCGGGACGTTTTGAGATTCGCCGAGTCACGGTTGGCCCGATGAATCGTAAGGAAGCGGTGATTGTCGAAGGTTTGTCCGCCGGCGAGACAGTCGCCACTGGCGGTAATTTCCTCATCGACTCGCAAATGCAGCTTGCCGGCAACCCATCGTTGATGGACCCGACGAAGGCCCCGAGCTATTCGCCGGGACCGCTTGAGCTTCCTCAAACGAATCCGGTCATGTTGGCGACCGACGCGGGAAAGCAGTTTGATCGCACCTACGACGCTTACTTTGAAATCCAGTGCGCGATGGCGGCGGATCAGACTCCACCCCCGGTCGCACTGAATACGCTGATCGAAGGACTCCGCGAACTGGAAATGTCGGCGGAAGTTCCCGATGAGGCTCAACGCAGGTTCGCGACCGCTCGCCGCGCGGCGTCACGCATGGATGGCTCGTTAGAGACGGCTCGCGAAGCCTATCGCGGGGTTAGTCACGCGATGTTGAAAGCGGCGACGGTTGCTCGCGGTCCGAAGACAGCCGTGAAGCTAACGCATTACTACTGCCCGATGGTTCCTGGCGGCGGAGGCGACTGGATGCAACCCGGCGGCGAATTGCAGAACCCGTATTGGGGCAGCGAGATGCTGACTTGCGGCGAGGTCGTTCGTGACATGGCGATGCCCGTTGGCGAAGTTCCCTCAATCGCTCGCACGGTGCAGTAA